CACTACTTCCCGAGCTACATCCAGACCTCGACGAAGGGCGCCTGGCCTTTCGAGCACACGGACCCGCCGCTCTTCTTCCGCCGGACCGAGATGAACTGGGCCATCGACGGCCACGCCTTCTATGAAGCGCTCATGATCATCAAGGAGCGCCATGGCAATCCGCCCGTGTACGTGACGGAGAACGGCGGCGCCTTCATCGACGTGGTCGGACCCGATGGCCGGGTTGACGATCAGGACCGCATCGCTTATTACCGCGACTACCTGGCCGGACTGCATCGCGCGATTTCGGAAGGGGCGGATGTCCGAGGATTCATGCCCTGGTCACTGCTCGACAACTTCGAATGGGCGCGCGGCTACGGCAAGCGCTTCGGCATCGTGCATGTGGACTATGGGACACAGAAGCGGACGCCGAAGGCTTCCTTCGACTTCATGCGAAAAGTGATCGCGACAAACGCACTGACAGGCGTTTGAACCCGGGCCGGAATGACGTGAGCACCAAACGACGTAAGCGCCAGGTGAGCGAAGCAACTGGAGGGAAACCCGCGGCTCCCGCGAACCTCAGGACGTTGGCGGCGCATCTGGGACTGTCCATCAGCACCGTGTCGCGCGCGCTGAAGGACGGTCCCGAGGTCAGGCCGGAGACGATCGAGCGGGTGAAGGAGGCCGCCGCCAGGTTCGGCTACATGCCGAACATCAGTGGCCTCCACCTTCGGACCGGCCGGACGTTCAAGGTGTGCTCCATCCTCTACGCGCCCGAGGTCGGTGACTACGGAGAGCCGGGCTTCCTGGCGCAGGTGGAGAGCCTGTCCAATGGCATCGAGACCTCGGGCTACAACCTGATCGTCCTGGCGCAGACCGGTCAGCAGGCGCCGTTGGATCCGATCCGCCGGGTGTACGCGCAACGGCTCGCCGATGCCGTCGTCTTCTCCCGCACCACCCCCATGGACGAGCGGGCCAGGTTCTGCCTGGAGAAGGACTTCCCGTTCGTGAGTTTCGGGCGGACCGAGCTGCAGACGCCGCACGCCTTCGTCGACCATGACGACGAGAGCGCGGTCTTCGACGCGGTCATGCACCTGGTCCGCGACGGGCACCGGAGGATCCTGCTGCTCAACCCGTCCGGGGGGTTCAACTACGCCGGACTGAGGTTGCGCGGCTACCAGCGGGCGTTGGTGGAAGCCGGACTGCCCAGGGACGAGTCCCTGTTGTACCACGGTGACCTCTCGGTGCGGGCCACCCGCGAGACCACGAAGCAGATACTGCAGCGGGATCGCTCCATCACCGCGATCGTCTGTGGAAACCAGATGTCCATCGTGGGCGTGCTGGAGGCGTTGCTCGAG
This is a stretch of genomic DNA from Archangium violaceum. It encodes these proteins:
- a CDS encoding LacI family DNA-binding transcriptional regulator, with amino-acid sequence MAAHLGLSISTVSRALKDGPEVRPETIERVKEAAARFGYMPNISGLHLRTGRTFKVCSILYAPEVGDYGEPGFLAQVESLSNGIETSGYNLIVLAQTGQQAPLDPIRRVYAQRLADAVVFSRTTPMDERARFCLEKDFPFVSFGRTELQTPHAFVDHDDESAVFDAVMHLVRDGHRRILLLNPSGGFNYAGLRLRGYQRALVEAGLPRDESLLYHGDLSVRATRETTKQILQRDRSITAIVCGNQMSIVGVLEALLESGIDTSRDGVSVVGFGGMPFLTLSEQRLTYYYQPQRRVGAVLAKHLIALLNGEPAANLQTVLPYVRIEDVRMFRTQAEFDPARILPPP